In Phaeobacter inhibens DSM 16374, the following proteins share a genomic window:
- the folP gene encoding dihydropteroate synthase → MSYYRPLVQHGENRPEGALSLISGALWFTQVEVLDRGAPPRLMPAGLLPEDVRHRLTARRATIAGLDMTQPQIMGILNVTPDSFSDGGQHDEVGTACAIALQMVADGASIIDVGGESTRPGAVLVPEEEEIRRTAPVIAAIRAKSQVPISIDTRKAVVLAEALEAGASLTNDVSGFTFDPALAPLTAQAGVPACIMHAQGDPATMQDSPTYDNVLLDVYDFLKAQIDRLEDIGVVREQIVIDPGIGFGKTLEHNLILLRSLSLFHGLGCPILLGVSRKGFIGKLGHEPDAAARAPGSIAVGLAALAQGVQFLRVHDVAETVQAVRLWQAVR, encoded by the coding sequence GTGAGTTATTACCGGCCGCTGGTTCAGCACGGGGAAAACCGCCCCGAGGGAGCGTTGTCGCTGATCAGTGGCGCTCTTTGGTTTACTCAAGTCGAAGTTCTGGACCGCGGTGCGCCGCCACGGCTGATGCCTGCAGGGCTGCTGCCCGAAGATGTCCGGCACCGGCTGACCGCGCGCCGCGCGACGATCGCTGGGCTGGATATGACCCAGCCGCAGATCATGGGCATTCTGAATGTGACGCCTGACAGTTTTTCCGATGGTGGTCAGCACGATGAGGTTGGCACGGCCTGCGCGATTGCGCTGCAGATGGTGGCTGATGGTGCCAGTATTATCGATGTTGGCGGCGAATCCACCCGCCCCGGTGCTGTTCTGGTCCCTGAGGAGGAGGAGATTCGTCGCACCGCGCCGGTGATCGCCGCGATCCGAGCCAAGTCGCAGGTTCCGATTTCCATCGACACCCGCAAGGCCGTGGTGCTGGCAGAGGCGCTGGAAGCTGGTGCAAGCCTCACCAATGATGTGTCCGGCTTTACCTTTGACCCGGCGCTGGCCCCGTTGACGGCCCAGGCCGGGGTACCTGCCTGTATCATGCATGCGCAGGGCGATCCCGCGACGATGCAGGACAGTCCGACCTATGACAATGTGTTGCTCGACGTCTATGACTTTCTCAAAGCGCAGATTGACCGGCTGGAGGATATCGGTGTCGTGCGCGAACAGATCGTGATTGATCCCGGTATCGGCTTCGGCAAGACGCTGGAGCACAATCTGATCCTGTTGCGTAGTCTCAGCCTGTTTCACGGCCTTGGCTGTCCGATCCTGCTGGGCGTGTCCCGCAAGGGGTTCATTGGCAAGCTGGGGCATGAGCCGGATGCCGCCGCCCGCGCGCCGGGCTCTATTGCGGTAGGGCTTGCAGCCCTGGCCCAAGGCGTGCAATTCCTGCGGGTGCATGATGTTGCTGAGACGGTGCAGGCGGTTCGCCTGTGGCAGGCCGTCCGATAA
- a CDS encoding dihydroneopterin aldolase, which translates to MSSEIRLAFAHPSERSEATASRGPLDRISLRDHTVEVEIGAFQAERGTTQRICFNVVVEIAPLPADLDDDVDRILSYDRVTEAIAHELSEERLNLLETLAERVAERILLEPQAVRAFVRIEKLDRGPGALGVEIVRARDQVASEVDSEERPHPRLMYLSNSAIDSDGLTGWIDQMECRQRPLILCVGAHELATPQTGHKWTQRRIDLLAIEQNAWRLAAKDDRCVVVSTRTELDWGMKNGQICVWAPSKIVLDAVDGPSAAPSDAVALAAWFAATFEAGEMIVIGAALPDNPGVPLRAVDVEQTQL; encoded by the coding sequence ATGTCGTCAGAAATTCGTCTCGCATTTGCGCACCCCTCGGAACGGTCTGAGGCCACTGCGTCTCGTGGGCCACTGGACCGGATTTCCCTGCGTGATCATACCGTAGAAGTCGAGATCGGTGCGTTTCAGGCGGAGCGCGGCACGACCCAGCGGATCTGCTTTAACGTGGTTGTGGAAATTGCACCGCTGCCTGCGGATCTGGACGACGATGTTGACCGCATTCTGTCTTATGACCGTGTGACTGAGGCGATTGCGCATGAGTTGTCGGAGGAGCGGCTGAACCTGCTGGAAACCCTGGCGGAGCGGGTCGCGGAGCGGATCCTTCTGGAACCGCAGGCGGTGCGCGCCTTTGTGCGGATCGAAAAGCTGGACCGCGGCCCCGGTGCGCTCGGCGTCGAGATTGTGCGCGCGCGCGATCAGGTTGCCAGCGAGGTGGACAGCGAAGAACGCCCGCACCCACGGCTGATGTATCTGTCCAATAGCGCCATCGACAGCGACGGTCTGACCGGCTGGATTGACCAGATGGAATGCCGCCAGCGTCCGCTGATCCTCTGTGTAGGCGCGCATGAGCTGGCAACACCGCAAACGGGTCATAAATGGACCCAGCGGCGGATTGATCTGTTGGCCATTGAACAGAACGCCTGGCGGCTGGCCGCAAAGGATGACCGCTGCGTTGTTGTTTCCACGCGGACGGAGCTGGACTGGGGCATGAAAAACGGGCAGATTTGCGTCTGGGCGCCGTCAAAAATCGTTTTGGATGCCGTAGATGGCCCCTCAGCGGCGCCCTCCGATGCGGTGGCGCTGGCTGCGTGGTTCGCTGCCACATTTGAGGCTGGCGAAATGATCGTGATTGGCGCTGCACTGCCTGATAATCCAGGGGTGCCACTGCGCGCTGTGGATGTGGAGCAGACCCAACTGTGA
- a CDS encoding cell wall hydrolase, with the protein MAVRDLSSGDTLMKILTVAAVFAAALAAAKDVYADSGLDALFKREQSTLNAVPTGRLNNFFNFNRSGKKAKPTEVKFTKAWLDTVPVAKGGDNFACLAEALYFEARGETVKGQFAVAEVIMNRVKSSQFPDSLCGVINQGTGRKYQCQFTYTCDGHKEVIREKTAFERVSKVARLVMDGATTGITDGATYYHTTAVRPRWSKSFTKTARIGVHLFYRDDRFRTALNN; encoded by the coding sequence ATGGCCGTGCGCGACCTTTCTAGTGGGGATACCCTGATGAAGATTCTGACAGTAGCTGCCGTGTTTGCTGCCGCCTTGGCAGCGGCCAAAGATGTATATGCGGATTCCGGTTTGGACGCGTTGTTCAAGCGTGAGCAATCCACCCTGAACGCCGTACCGACCGGGCGTTTGAACAATTTTTTCAACTTCAACCGCTCTGGCAAGAAGGCCAAGCCGACCGAAGTTAAATTTACCAAGGCCTGGCTGGACACTGTTCCCGTCGCCAAAGGTGGCGACAATTTCGCCTGTCTTGCCGAGGCGCTGTATTTCGAGGCGCGCGGTGAGACCGTGAAGGGCCAGTTCGCCGTTGCCGAGGTGATCATGAACCGCGTGAAATCCTCGCAGTTCCCCGATAGCCTTTGCGGCGTGATCAACCAGGGGACCGGGCGCAAGTATCAGTGCCAGTTCACCTACACCTGCGATGGCCACAAGGAAGTGATCCGCGAAAAAACCGCCTTTGAGCGGGTCTCAAAAGTGGCGCGTCTGGTGATGGACGGGGCAACCACCGGGATTACGGATGGCGCCACCTACTATCACACCACGGCGGTACGCCCGCGCTGGAGCAAAAGCTTCACCAAGACCGCTCGGATCGGCGTGCATCTGTTCTACCGTGATGATCGGTTCCGGACTGCCCTCAACAACTAA